One Williamwhitmania sp. genomic window carries:
- a CDS encoding polyprenol monophosphomannose synthase, with amino-acid sequence MPEKLVIIPTYNEKENAENIIRKVFSLQGDFHTLIIDDGSPDGTAQIVKNLQNEFSGKLHLVERAGKLGLGTAYIAGFKWAMDHDYEFVFEMDADFSHNPDDLLRLYSACKEGADIAVGSRYKTGVNVVNWPMSRVLMSYFASAYVRIVTGMDIRDTTAGFKCYTAKVLKAIDFDKIKMKGYGFQVEMKFTAWKLGFNIVEVPIIFTDRKIGASKMSGGIFGEAFWGVIKLKVGSWFRTYTRKV; translated from the coding sequence ATGCCTGAAAAACTTGTTATCATTCCTACCTACAATGAAAAGGAAAATGCAGAAAACATTATTAGAAAGGTGTTTTCACTTCAGGGCGATTTCCATACCTTAATAATAGATGATGGCTCTCCTGATGGAACTGCACAAATTGTAAAAAATCTGCAGAATGAATTTTCAGGTAAGCTTCACCTTGTTGAACGAGCAGGAAAACTCGGATTAGGAACTGCTTATATTGCCGGATTTAAGTGGGCCATGGATCATGATTATGAGTTTGTTTTTGAGATGGATGCTGACTTTTCACACAATCCCGATGACCTTCTTCGCCTCTACTCCGCCTGCAAAGAGGGCGCAGACATTGCCGTTGGGTCAAGATACAAAACAGGTGTAAATGTGGTAAACTGGCCCATGTCTCGCGTACTAATGTCCTACTTCGCTTCGGCCTACGTGCGGATTGTTACCGGCATGGATATTAGAGATACAACTGCGGGTTTTAAATGCTATACCGCTAAGGTTCTTAAGGCCATTGACTTTGACAAGATCAAAATGAAGGGATACGGCTTTCAGGTAGAAATGAAATTTACAGCGTGGAAGTTAGGGTTTAACATTGTTGAGGTACCCATTATATTTACTGACAGAAAAATAGGTGCGTCAAAGATGAGCGGTGGAATTTTTGGTGAGGCATTCTGGGGTGTAATTAAGCTAAAGGTTGGAAGCTGGTTCAGAACATACACAAGAAAAGTATAG
- a CDS encoding dihydroorotase has protein sequence MGKFWLRNALVVNEGKKQLLNILINGDTISAIEPSSPYRNEDSIETIDLKGKLLIPGIIDDQVHLREPGLTHKETIHGGSLAAAAGGVTSFMEMPNTKPPTTNLDELHKKFEIASKDSLVNYSFYFGATNDNSELIGGLDPKTVCGIKVFMGSSTGNMLVDDAKTLSAIFAEAPMLVATHCEEESIIQNNLKSFRAKYGEDIPFNYHPLIRSHEACIRSTDKAVALANRYNTRLHVLHLSTAEELALFTTGKLGEKKITAEVCVHHLWFNDTNYDALGAKIKWNPAIKTEADRIALLRGLIDGKLDVVATDHAPHTLEEKNQKYFQSPSGGPQLQHSLVAMLELAKQGYFTVEQVVEKMCHNPAIAFHVEKRGFIREGYFADLVVVDLDSPWSVSTNNLAYQCGWSPFEGTTFGSKVTHTFVNGKLVYQNGAYSYLDDTPAMALTFNR, from the coding sequence ATGGGAAAGTTTTGGCTTAGAAATGCCCTTGTTGTAAACGAGGGTAAAAAGCAGCTGCTGAATATCCTTATTAATGGGGATACTATTTCTGCAATAGAGCCCTCGAGCCCATATAGAAATGAAGATTCAATTGAGACAATAGATCTTAAGGGTAAGCTGCTGATACCCGGCATAATTGACGATCAGGTCCACTTGCGGGAACCCGGACTCACGCACAAGGAGACCATACATGGAGGCTCACTTGCGGCGGCAGCTGGTGGCGTAACCTCCTTTATGGAGATGCCTAATACCAAACCACCAACCACCAACCTCGATGAACTTCACAAGAAGTTTGAAATCGCCTCCAAAGATTCGCTGGTGAATTACTCCTTTTATTTTGGGGCAACCAACGACAATTCTGAATTAATAGGTGGCCTCGACCCTAAAACCGTATGTGGAATAAAGGTATTCATGGGTTCATCAACGGGCAATATGCTGGTGGACGATGCTAAAACCCTGAGCGCAATTTTTGCCGAGGCGCCAATGTTGGTAGCAACACACTGCGAGGAAGAATCTATCATCCAAAACAACTTGAAGAGTTTTAGGGCAAAGTATGGCGAAGACATTCCTTTTAATTACCACCCTTTAATTCGATCGCATGAGGCTTGCATTAGGTCGACCGACAAGGCTGTTGCGCTTGCCAACAGGTATAACACTCGGCTCCACGTGCTGCACCTCTCCACAGCCGAAGAACTAGCCCTCTTCACCACTGGTAAGTTGGGTGAAAAAAAGATTACAGCTGAAGTGTGCGTTCACCACCTCTGGTTCAACGACACCAACTACGATGCTCTTGGTGCAAAAATTAAGTGGAATCCAGCCATCAAAACTGAGGCTGACAGGATTGCTTTGCTGCGTGGACTTATTGATGGAAAGCTTGATGTGGTAGCAACAGATCATGCACCCCATACCCTAGAAGAGAAAAATCAGAAATACTTTCAATCTCCTTCAGGAGGCCCGCAGCTGCAGCACTCCTTGGTGGCAATGCTAGAGCTGGCTAAGCAAGGGTATTTCACCGTAGAGCAGGTTGTTGAAAAGATGTGCCACAACCCTGCAATTGCATTTCACGTTGAGAAAAGAGGATTTATAAGAGAGGGATACTTTGCCGACCTTGTGGTGGTAGACCTTGACTCGCCTTGGTCGGTCTCGACAAATAATCTAGCCTACCAATGCGGATGGTCACCATTTGAAGGAACCACCTTTGGCAGCAAGGTGACCCACACCTTTGTTAATGGAAAACTTGTATACCAAAACGGGGCCTACTCCTACCTCGATGACACCCCAGCTATGGCTCTTACCTTCAATCGCTAA
- a CDS encoding aspartate kinase, whose protein sequence is MKVYKFGGASVRSAEGIRNLNDIARACPGRLMVVVSALGKTTNALETLLNMYIDNSQVQEEQLTKIEQEHYAIATGLLTAAKAEAILAPLFVEIRSLMAGKLKGSYDFCYDQLVSYGEILSTSIVYGYLKQEGASINLLDARKLIVTDSNNREAGVNFDETAQRMSMELERSEQILLIQGFIGGNAEGYTTTLGREGSDYTAAVLASVTNAQSVTIWKDVPGILNADPKLFNNTVLLPSVSYQEAVELSYFGAQIIHPKTIKPLQNLSIPLFVKSFVNPAADGTVIDATATSGEVPVYVLKPNQVLITIRPKDLSFALEESLSEVFVILSRNRVKVSMIQNSAISISVVVEGVKRYIQPALAELKAKFIVLYNENLELFTIRNFRDEEAERITSGRRVYMLQKTRRTLRVLVDTGTYQAISL, encoded by the coding sequence ATGAAAGTTTATAAGTTTGGAGGCGCCTCTGTTCGCTCAGCAGAGGGAATTAGAAATTTAAACGACATAGCTCGTGCTTGTCCTGGTAGGTTGATGGTGGTGGTTTCGGCTTTGGGAAAAACTACCAATGCACTGGAGACGCTTTTAAATATGTATATTGACAATAGCCAGGTCCAGGAGGAGCAACTTACTAAAATTGAGCAGGAACATTATGCTATTGCTACTGGACTGCTAACGGCGGCAAAGGCCGAAGCAATTTTAGCACCACTTTTTGTAGAAATTCGCTCGCTGATGGCTGGTAAACTTAAAGGCTCCTATGACTTTTGCTACGACCAGCTGGTTTCGTATGGAGAGATCCTTTCTACATCTATAGTCTATGGATATCTGAAACAAGAGGGAGCCAGCATAAATTTGCTAGATGCCCGTAAGCTGATAGTTACCGACAGCAACAACCGTGAAGCAGGGGTCAACTTCGATGAAACGGCACAGCGTATGAGCATGGAGTTGGAGAGAAGCGAACAAATACTCCTTATTCAGGGATTTATTGGTGGCAACGCCGAGGGTTACACTACAACTTTGGGACGGGAGGGTTCAGACTACACCGCGGCAGTGCTTGCCAGCGTTACCAATGCTCAATCGGTGACCATTTGGAAGGATGTTCCTGGAATTTTGAATGCCGATCCGAAGCTATTTAACAATACCGTTCTGCTGCCTTCTGTCTCATATCAAGAGGCAGTGGAGCTATCCTATTTTGGAGCTCAGATTATACACCCGAAAACCATTAAGCCGCTGCAAAATCTCAGTATACCGCTTTTTGTAAAATCGTTTGTAAACCCTGCTGCCGATGGAACAGTAATTGATGCCACGGCAACTTCAGGTGAAGTTCCTGTCTACGTGCTTAAGCCCAACCAAGTTCTCATAACTATCCGTCCAAAGGATTTGTCTTTTGCGCTGGAGGAGAGTCTGAGCGAGGTCTTTGTCATTCTTTCGAGAAACAGGGTTAAAGTTAGCATGATACAAAATTCAGCCATTAGCATTTCTGTTGTGGTCGAGGGTGTTAAGCGCTACATTCAACCGGCACTTGCCGAACTTAAGGCTAAGTTCATCGTTCTCTACAACGAGAATCTGGAACTTTTTACAATTCGGAACTTCCGTGATGAGGAGGCCGAAAGGATTACTTCTGGTAGAAGGGTTTATATGCTCCAAAAAACCAGACGAACCTTACGGGTTTTGGTGGATACTGGGACTTATCAAGCGATATCCCTTTAG
- the fbp gene encoding class 1 fructose-bisphosphatase → MKGYKIKTLTGFIIERQADFPYAKGELTRLLYHVGVAAKIVNKKVNKAGLVDILGEAGDVNVQGEEQKKLDVFANDQFIATLRSSGECCGIASEENQEIITFDDDLARDGNYIFCMDPLDGSSNIDVNVSIGTIFSIYRRISPRGEHATIDDFLQPGTKQVAAGYVIYGSSTMLVYTTGRGVFGFTLDASIGEFCLSHHDIKTPVDGGIYSINEGNELEFPQGVANYIAYCKASDKESGRPYSARYIGSLVSDFHRNLLKGGIFIYPPTLKAPEGKLRLLYECNPIAFLAEQAGGKATTGSQRILEIIPKSLHQRVSFVTGSLNMVDKAMEFMNAEQKK, encoded by the coding sequence ATGAAAGGATACAAGATAAAGACCCTAACTGGGTTCATTATTGAACGTCAGGCTGACTTTCCTTACGCAAAGGGTGAATTAACTAGGCTCCTATACCATGTTGGCGTTGCTGCCAAAATTGTAAACAAGAAGGTCAACAAAGCAGGACTAGTGGACATACTTGGTGAAGCAGGAGACGTTAACGTTCAAGGAGAAGAGCAGAAAAAGCTCGACGTTTTTGCCAATGACCAGTTCATTGCCACTCTCCGCTCTAGCGGGGAATGCTGTGGAATTGCCTCGGAAGAAAATCAGGAGATCATAACCTTCGACGACGATCTAGCAAGAGATGGCAACTATATCTTTTGCATGGACCCCTTAGATGGATCATCGAACATTGATGTGAACGTATCCATCGGAACTATTTTTTCCATTTACCGCCGTATAAGCCCCCGTGGAGAGCACGCCACTATAGACGACTTTCTGCAACCGGGCACCAAGCAAGTTGCAGCAGGCTACGTTATCTACGGCTCCTCTACCATGCTGGTTTACACCACAGGAAGAGGAGTTTTTGGTTTCACATTGGATGCTTCGATTGGTGAATTTTGCCTCAGCCATCACGACATTAAAACCCCTGTTGACGGAGGAATTTATTCCATTAACGAGGGAAATGAGCTAGAATTTCCGCAGGGAGTTGCAAACTACATTGCATACTGCAAAGCAAGCGACAAGGAGAGCGGAAGACCGTATTCCGCCCGTTATATAGGCTCGCTGGTTTCCGACTTCCACCGGAATTTGCTTAAAGGAGGAATATTCATCTATCCCCCTACCCTTAAGGCTCCTGAAGGCAAACTACGGTTGCTCTACGAATGCAACCCCATTGCCTTTCTGGCTGAGCAAGCTGGAGGGAAAGCCACTACTGGTAGCCAGAGAATTTTGGAGATTATACCCAAATCGTTACACCAGCGAGTTTCGTTTGTCACCGGATCGTTAAATATGGTGGACAAGGCCATGGAGTTCATGAATGCCGAACAAAAAAAGTAA
- the mfd gene encoding transcription-repair coupling factor, producing MSQSDFTSLFSKSTAIQELARVSAGENSHILLTSLPGSAVALAAAHTISNGNYLFLLGDKEEAAYLYNDLCNLLPAEEIIFFPSSYKRSIQFGVSDPSGIIQRTGVLSRMKLSQNDAIGLRLIIVSYPEALSEKIPAQEQMDKNTLVLSVGEKISITFTVEVLQEYGFERVDFVFEPGQYSVRGGIVDVFSYSNSRPYRIDFFGDEVESIREFDIESQLSSNKVNKIAIVPHVSAELDGEKMVSLLKYLGHNTHIWLKDGALFTEKVATLYQLTEESRERVEDSPGWRHKGSVLITDKDFKSVVTKSPLVEFGQHPLFRDGITIDFNMAPQPSFNKNFDLLAKNLEESNQNGYTTYILSDNENQTKRLQEVIAQTCKEPVTVEFIKVNIHEGFIDKELKLACYTDHQLFERYHRFKIKGEYNRNEALTIQDINNLQQGDYVVHIDHGIGTFAGLVRTNENGRIQEAVRLVYRDSDVLLVNIHNLHRISKFRGKDGEPPKINKLGSGAWQKLKQTTKKKVKDIAKDLIVLYAERKAQQGFAFSADTYMQQELEASFIYDDTPDQLKTTKTVKEDMEQAIPMDRLVCGDVGFGKTEIAIRAAFKAVADSKQVAILVPTTILALQHYKTFKNRLANFPCKIDYVSRLRSSKEQKATLGEVADGKVDIIIGTHKLLGKEIKFKDLGLLVIDEEQKFGVSAKEKLRQLKKSVDTLTLTATPIPRTLQFSLMGARDLSIIYTPPPNRYPIATELHVFNETIIRDAINYELDRGGQVFFLHNRVANILEIENYIKRLCPTVKTIVAHGQMDGALLEKTMLAFIEGEYDVLVSTTIIEAGLDIPNANTIIINNAHMHGLSDLHQLRGRVGRTNRKAFCYLLAPPPATLTSEARRRLKAIEEFSDLGSGFNIAMQDLEIRGAGNLLGGEQSGFIADIGFETYHKILNEAIQEMKEEEFKDLFKEEMEKQLEEGTHNFIQDCHIETDMDIMLPDGYIGSTTEKIKLYRELDSLKDEDAVWKFETMLTDRFGTPPTQVNELLNVVRLRWNAMKLGFEKVILKNGFMVANFIGNQTSPFYSSNAFAATMAYVQHNSKRFKMKETTSKLSLVVQNTRTVEEALALTTKMLEVIYSDKDSVNHISPTPKQ from the coding sequence ATGTCGCAAAGCGACTTTACGTCCCTTTTTTCTAAAAGCACCGCAATTCAAGAGCTGGCAAGAGTATCTGCCGGGGAAAATTCCCATATTTTGCTTACAAGCCTTCCAGGCTCGGCTGTGGCACTTGCTGCAGCACATACCATCTCCAACGGAAACTACCTGTTTCTCCTAGGTGATAAAGAGGAAGCCGCGTACCTATACAACGACCTGTGCAATCTACTTCCAGCAGAGGAGATTATCTTCTTCCCCTCCAGCTATAAGCGTTCTATCCAGTTTGGAGTTTCTGACCCCTCTGGCATAATTCAACGAACTGGAGTTTTAAGCCGGATGAAGCTGTCGCAAAATGATGCCATCGGCCTACGCCTGATTATTGTCTCCTACCCTGAAGCGCTCTCCGAAAAAATTCCTGCCCAGGAGCAGATGGATAAAAACACCCTAGTGCTCTCAGTAGGCGAGAAAATATCCATTACTTTCACCGTTGAAGTGCTGCAGGAGTATGGATTTGAGCGTGTAGATTTTGTTTTTGAACCTGGACAATACTCTGTGCGCGGAGGCATTGTGGATGTTTTTTCCTATTCCAATAGCCGACCCTACCGGATCGATTTCTTTGGAGATGAGGTAGAATCCATTCGGGAGTTCGACATCGAATCGCAGCTCTCCAGCAACAAGGTCAACAAGATTGCCATTGTTCCCCACGTAAGCGCTGAACTCGACGGCGAAAAAATGGTATCGCTACTGAAATATTTGGGCCACAACACCCATATTTGGTTAAAAGATGGAGCGCTCTTCACCGAAAAAGTTGCTACGCTTTACCAGCTAACGGAGGAGTCGAGAGAGCGTGTGGAGGACAGCCCTGGATGGCGGCATAAAGGCAGCGTGCTAATTACTGACAAAGATTTTAAATCAGTAGTTACGAAGAGCCCGCTTGTTGAGTTTGGCCAGCATCCCCTGTTTCGAGATGGGATAACCATTGACTTCAACATGGCTCCACAGCCATCGTTCAATAAAAATTTTGACCTTCTTGCCAAGAATCTAGAAGAGTCGAACCAAAACGGATACACCACCTACATCCTTTCTGACAACGAAAACCAAACAAAACGTTTGCAGGAGGTAATTGCACAAACCTGTAAGGAACCTGTAACGGTGGAGTTTATCAAGGTAAATATTCACGAAGGGTTTATTGACAAGGAGTTGAAGCTGGCGTGCTATACCGACCATCAGCTATTTGAACGTTACCATCGATTTAAAATTAAAGGGGAGTATAACCGCAACGAAGCGCTCACAATTCAGGATATTAATAACCTGCAACAGGGTGATTATGTGGTGCATATTGACCACGGAATTGGAACCTTCGCCGGACTGGTAAGAACCAATGAGAATGGACGGATCCAGGAGGCAGTACGGCTTGTGTATCGCGACAGCGACGTGTTGCTTGTAAATATTCACAACCTTCATCGGATTTCAAAATTCAGGGGTAAAGACGGCGAGCCACCCAAAATTAATAAGCTTGGCTCCGGAGCATGGCAGAAGCTAAAGCAGACCACCAAGAAAAAGGTTAAGGATATTGCCAAAGACCTCATTGTCCTTTACGCTGAAAGAAAAGCGCAGCAGGGCTTTGCCTTTTCCGCCGACACATACATGCAGCAGGAGCTGGAAGCTTCGTTCATTTACGATGACACCCCTGACCAACTAAAGACTACAAAAACAGTTAAGGAAGATATGGAGCAGGCCATTCCAATGGATAGACTTGTTTGCGGTGATGTTGGCTTTGGGAAGACGGAAATTGCAATCCGCGCCGCCTTTAAGGCTGTGGCCGATAGCAAGCAGGTGGCCATTTTGGTTCCCACCACCATTCTCGCCCTACAACATTACAAAACATTCAAAAACAGGTTGGCCAATTTCCCCTGCAAAATAGACTATGTGAGCCGTCTCCGATCGTCAAAGGAACAAAAAGCCACCCTTGGTGAGGTTGCTGACGGCAAGGTGGATATCATTATTGGTACGCATAAGCTGCTGGGAAAGGAGATAAAATTTAAGGACTTAGGGCTACTCGTGATTGATGAGGAGCAAAAATTCGGAGTTAGCGCTAAAGAGAAGCTACGCCAGCTGAAGAAAAGCGTCGATACGCTAACCCTAACGGCAACACCAATCCCGCGCACGTTGCAATTTTCGCTCATGGGTGCCCGCGACCTGTCTATCATTTATACACCACCACCCAATAGATACCCAATTGCCACAGAGCTGCATGTGTTCAACGAGACCATCATCCGCGATGCCATAAACTACGAGCTCGACAGAGGAGGGCAAGTATTCTTCCTGCACAACAGGGTGGCCAACATTCTAGAAATTGAAAACTACATTAAACGGCTGTGCCCTACTGTAAAAACCATTGTTGCCCATGGACAGATGGATGGAGCGCTCCTGGAAAAAACAATGCTTGCCTTTATTGAGGGCGAGTACGATGTGCTGGTGTCCACCACCATTATCGAGGCAGGATTGGACATTCCAAATGCAAACACCATAATTATTAACAATGCCCACATGCATGGGCTAAGCGACCTGCACCAGCTACGAGGTAGAGTTGGCCGGACAAACCGAAAAGCCTTCTGCTACCTTCTTGCGCCTCCACCAGCAACACTCACTAGCGAAGCACGCCGACGGCTAAAAGCAATTGAGGAGTTTTCCGACTTAGGCAGCGGTTTCAACATTGCCATGCAGGATCTCGAAATTAGGGGGGCAGGAAACCTCTTGGGTGGAGAGCAAAGTGGATTTATTGCCGACATTGGGTTTGAAACCTACCATAAGATTCTCAACGAGGCCATTCAGGAGATGAAGGAGGAAGAGTTCAAGGATCTCTTTAAGGAGGAGATGGAGAAGCAGCTGGAAGAGGGAACTCACAACTTTATTCAGGATTGTCATATTGAAACCGATATGGATATAATGCTACCCGACGGCTATATAGGAAGCACCACCGAAAAAATAAAACTCTACCGCGAACTTGATAGCTTAAAAGATGAAGACGCTGTGTGGAAATTTGAGACCATGCTCACCGACCGATTCGGAACTCCGCCAACACAAGTGAACGAACTGCTAAATGTAGTACGGCTGAGATGGAACGCAATGAAGCTTGGATTCGAGAAGGTGATTCTGAAGAATGGCTTCATGGTGGCAAACTTCATTGGCAACCAAACATCTCCCTTTTACTCTTCGAATGCGTTTGCCGCTACCATGGCATATGTTCAGCACAATTCCAAACGGTTTAAAATGAAGGAGACTACCAGCAAACTTTCTCTCGTAGTTCAGAATACCCGAACGGTGGAAGAGGCCCTCGCTCTCACAACTAAAATGTTGGAGGTCATTTATTCTGATAAAGATTCTGTCAACCATATTTCACCAACTCCGAAGCAATGA
- a CDS encoding type III pantothenate kinase, translated as MNLVVDIGNTRVKAATYQKGAVVNQLAVGYESLIQLISWIESQASYSGAIVSTVKEQSDATTQKIIAALPVEPIFLSHTTPIPIKNCYTTPETLGNDRLAAAVAAHSLFPNNNVLVIDIGTAITYDLTNSLGEFLGGNISPGIALRLKSLHSFTSKLPLVEANFRAPRIGKNTEEAIQSGVYQGILSEIDGFIEIISREVGRLMIILTGGDANYFVENLKNPIFVNLNIVIDGLNIILEYNKNARND; from the coding sequence ATGAACCTCGTTGTCGATATTGGAAATACGCGGGTAAAAGCAGCCACTTACCAGAAGGGGGCGGTAGTCAATCAGCTTGCCGTGGGTTATGAAAGTCTAATTCAGCTAATAAGTTGGATTGAGAGCCAAGCATCCTACTCTGGGGCCATTGTTTCTACAGTAAAGGAGCAATCCGATGCTACTACTCAGAAAATTATAGCTGCGCTGCCAGTAGAGCCAATCTTTCTTTCACATACCACTCCAATTCCCATAAAGAATTGCTATACAACACCGGAAACCTTAGGCAACGATCGGCTTGCTGCCGCAGTGGCTGCTCACAGCCTGTTTCCCAACAATAACGTTTTGGTTATCGACATTGGCACGGCAATAACCTATGACCTAACAAACAGCCTTGGAGAATTTCTTGGAGGTAACATTTCACCAGGCATTGCACTGAGGTTAAAATCGCTCCATAGCTTTACCTCAAAGTTACCCCTAGTTGAGGCAAACTTTCGGGCTCCCCGTATTGGTAAAAATACGGAGGAGGCAATCCAAAGTGGCGTTTACCAAGGAATTCTTTCTGAAATTGATGGTTTTATTGAAATTATCAGTCGCGAAGTTGGCAGATTAATGATTATTTTGACTGGAGGAGATGCAAACTATTTTGTAGAAAATTTGAAAAATCCCATCTTTGTCAACCTCAATATCGTAATTGACGGCCTAAATATTATTTTAGAATACAATAAAAATGCGAGAAACGACTAA
- the lptC gene encoding LPS export ABC transporter periplasmic protein LptC → MKRFLIHLLKVAAFCGAASFIISCTNDLDVVNSLSVDENQATQTGKHITTLYSEGGKIKVKMISPVLQRFENAEDPKTIFPKGLEIFFYDQNNKISSSLVCNYAIYYEAQKLWEARNNVIGKNTKGETLNTERLFWNEKTRRIYSNDFTTVKSVDGSVYRGNKFESDDHFENYTLSGFSGDINIKNE, encoded by the coding sequence GTGAAAAGATTTTTGATTCATCTTTTGAAGGTTGCAGCCTTTTGCGGGGCTGCATCCTTCATTATTTCCTGCACCAACGACCTGGATGTCGTTAATTCTCTTAGTGTAGACGAAAATCAGGCAACTCAAACAGGCAAGCACATAACCACCTTATACTCAGAAGGTGGAAAAATTAAGGTTAAAATGATAAGCCCCGTTCTTCAACGATTTGAGAACGCAGAGGACCCAAAAACCATTTTTCCTAAAGGCCTTGAAATATTTTTCTACGACCAAAACAATAAGATATCATCCTCCCTTGTCTGCAATTATGCCATCTACTACGAGGCACAAAAACTGTGGGAGGCACGCAACAACGTTATTGGCAAAAACACCAAAGGGGAGACCCTGAATACAGAGCGGCTTTTCTGGAATGAGAAAACACGCAGAATATATTCCAATGACTTCACCACCGTTAAGAGTGTTGATGGGAGTGTTTACCGTGGGAATAAGTTTGAGTCAGATGACCACTTCGAAAACTACACACTATCCGGCTTTTCCGGAGACATAAATATTAAAAATGAATAA
- a CDS encoding hemolysin family protein, producing the protein MWNQIVVILLSLFFSAFFSGVEIAFISANRLKLELDRKKGALGARIIELFARHPAQFIATMLVGNNIALVVYGIEMANVLEPFLKIYFSSEAALLTLKTILSTIVILFTAEFLPKALFRLNPNAILTFFSFPITILYVLFYPLAKLSTTLSLFILRLFFRVRIHDTKHKRLFDKIELSDLISETSSKKAEVTGHEQHDIKIFRNALGFQDLKVRECMIPRTEIEGVDLVADLEEIRSAFIRTNFSRLLVFQESRDNIIGYLNSKDLFHNPENIQKMLKAVDFIPETMPAHKLLTNLIKSRQNLAIVVDEFGGTAGMVTLEDLMEEIFGEIEDEHDSDDLVEKKLSESQFVFSGRLEVDYLNETYLLNIPETDDYETIAGFLIFQNESIPAQGDTINTEGFRVKVLKMSGTRIDLVHLTLLEKS; encoded by the coding sequence ATGTGGAACCAAATAGTGGTGATTCTCCTATCTCTATTCTTTAGTGCCTTCTTCTCTGGGGTTGAAATTGCTTTTATTTCAGCAAATCGGTTAAAGCTGGAGCTGGATCGAAAGAAAGGTGCGCTTGGAGCAAGAATTATAGAGTTGTTTGCAAGGCACCCCGCCCAATTCATAGCCACCATGCTGGTTGGCAACAACATTGCATTGGTGGTTTATGGTATTGAGATGGCCAACGTGCTGGAACCCTTTCTTAAAATTTACTTCTCTTCGGAGGCGGCACTCCTAACCCTAAAAACCATACTCTCCACAATTGTTATCCTTTTTACTGCAGAATTTTTACCTAAAGCACTTTTCCGGCTCAACCCCAATGCCATTCTTACATTCTTCTCCTTCCCAATCACCATCCTTTATGTTCTCTTTTACCCACTTGCAAAGCTTTCAACCACACTTTCCCTATTTATCCTTCGCCTATTTTTTAGGGTTAGAATACACGATACAAAGCATAAAAGGCTGTTCGACAAAATTGAACTCTCCGACCTCATTAGCGAAACATCTTCGAAGAAGGCTGAGGTTACTGGTCATGAGCAGCATGACATTAAAATTTTCAGGAACGCCTTGGGGTTCCAAGACTTGAAGGTAAGGGAGTGCATGATTCCTCGAACCGAAATTGAGGGGGTGGATTTGGTAGCGGACCTTGAGGAGATCCGAAGTGCCTTTATCCGAACCAACTTTTCCAGGTTGCTGGTATTTCAGGAATCGCGCGATAACATTATAGGGTACCTAAACTCGAAGGATCTATTTCATAACCCTGAAAACATTCAAAAAATGTTGAAGGCAGTGGATTTCATCCCAGAAACAATGCCTGCCCACAAGCTGCTTACCAACCTTATTAAATCGCGCCAGAATCTGGCCATTGTAGTGGATGAGTTTGGAGGAACCGCAGGTATGGTGACCTTGGAAGACCTCATGGAAGAGATATTTGGTGAAATTGAGGACGAGCACGACTCCGACGATTTGGTTGAAAAAAAGTTGAGCGAAAGCCAGTTTGTATTTTCAGGACGATTGGAGGTTGACTACCTTAATGAGACCTACCTACTCAATATTCCCGAGACTGATGACTACGAAACCATCGCAGGATTTCTGATTTTCCAAAACGAAAGCATCCCAGCACAGGGAGATACCATAAACACTGAAGGATTTCGTGTGAAGGTTTTAAAAATGTCGGGAACACGAATCGACCTTGTTCACCTCACCTTGCTTGAAAAATCGTAG